A genome region from Flavobacterium sp. CFS9 includes the following:
- a CDS encoding MBL fold metallo-hydrolase: MEIQNDDLVYIKRNLAIEPLVDNWYAWPHLISPATAAMNIKDRHLKIMTSYVQNPMIHAAAVKTPKMLGGPFIDYDGKRVDEIKGLIDNTKEQCADLLKLREDVFALNDMLKKEAKGYALTELYNKIPESLQGLVELVYDINNNPSFRFFESLLYETEFYNESLQSFNLFLVHDDDSRSFVLSTPKLPGADILRVNLPLKSEKIDQLFEMEDHPKTFGEIARIFEVEAEDLPLFKSFFTKEKSKKYERYSGDGVLTRYFGHACILTETKSTTILADPLVSYGYESDISRYSYDDLPESIDYVLVTHNHQDHILFETLLRLRRKIKNIIVPKSNGGFLQDPNLKLMFERIGFKNIIELGEMETIHFDDCSITGLPFVGEHCDLDVRSKLCHHVAYKDGLKILFAADSCNVSPKLYERIHKVMGDINVIFLGMECEGAPLSWLYGPLMPETLARDKDESRRLAGCNFEQAKAMVDVFKPSEVFVYAMGMEPWLKYISSIKYTDESIPIVESNKLLEYCLANDIDPERLYGEKIIEYKNDLVLS; this comes from the coding sequence ATGGAAATTCAAAATGACGATTTAGTATACATTAAAAGAAATTTGGCTATCGAACCTTTAGTAGACAACTGGTATGCATGGCCTCACTTAATATCACCGGCTACGGCCGCAATGAACATTAAAGACAGACATTTGAAAATTATGACTTCTTATGTTCAGAATCCAATGATTCACGCGGCGGCGGTTAAAACCCCTAAAATGTTAGGCGGACCTTTCATCGATTATGATGGAAAAAGAGTAGATGAAATCAAAGGACTTATTGACAATACCAAAGAACAATGTGCAGATCTTCTGAAATTAAGAGAGGATGTATTCGCTCTTAACGATATGCTTAAAAAAGAGGCAAAAGGATATGCGCTTACAGAATTGTACAATAAAATACCGGAGAGTTTACAAGGTCTTGTAGAATTGGTATATGATATCAATAACAATCCGTCATTTCGCTTTTTTGAATCGTTGTTATATGAAACAGAGTTTTACAATGAGTCGCTTCAAAGTTTCAATTTATTTTTAGTACATGACGATGATTCAAGGTCATTTGTATTAAGCACGCCAAAATTGCCGGGAGCAGATATTTTAAGAGTAAACCTGCCTTTGAAAAGCGAGAAAATAGATCAGCTTTTTGAAATGGAAGACCACCCAAAAACGTTTGGAGAAATTGCCAGAATATTTGAAGTTGAGGCAGAAGACCTTCCTTTGTTTAAATCGTTTTTCACAAAAGAAAAATCTAAAAAATACGAGCGTTATAGCGGAGACGGGGTTCTAACAAGATATTTTGGACATGCCTGTATTCTTACCGAAACCAAGAGTACAACAATCCTTGCAGATCCTTTAGTGAGTTACGGTTATGAATCGGATATATCACGTTATTCTTATGATGATTTGCCGGAATCTATCGATTATGTATTGGTAACACACAACCACCAGGATCATATTCTTTTTGAAACCTTACTGAGACTGCGACGTAAGATCAAAAATATCATCGTTCCAAAAAGCAACGGAGGTTTTCTTCAGGATCCAAACCTGAAATTAATGTTTGAAAGAATCGGATTCAAAAACATTATAGAGCTGGGAGAAATGGAAACCATTCATTTTGACGACTGTTCTATTACAGGATTACCATTTGTTGGAGAACATTGTGATTTGGATGTAAGAAGTAAATTATGTCACCATGTTGCTTATAAAGACGGATTAAAAATATTGTTTGCTGCAGATTCCTGCAACGTATCTCCAAAACTATACGAGCGCATTCACAAAGTAATGGGAGACATCAATGTTATTTTCTTAGGAATGGAATGTGAAGGAGCACCATTATCCTGGTTATACGGCCCTCTGATGCCGGAAACTTTAGCACGAGATAAAGACGAATCCAGACGATTGGCCGGATGTAATTTCGAGCAGGCGAAAGCAATGGTAGATGTTTTTAAACCTAGTGAAGTATTTGTATACGCAATGGGAATGGAACCTTGGCTTAAGTACATCAGTTCAATCAAATACACTGACGAATCTATTCCAATTGTAGAGTCGAACAAACTGTTAGAATACTGTCTTGCCAATGATATAGATCCGGAAAGACTTTATGGAGAGAAAATTATCGAATACAAAAATGATCTTGTCCTGAGTTAA